A single genomic interval of Carassius carassius unplaced genomic scaffold, fCarCar2.1 SCAFFOLD_131, whole genome shotgun sequence harbors:
- the LOC132134570 gene encoding c-Myc-binding protein-like, translating into MAHYRVSESKREQFRRYLEKAGVLESLTNVLVALYEETEKPNNALDFIKHQLGVGPEAEDAESLRLELNTLQQKYDQLMEENKELRSRLLQYEPAQGGGTE; encoded by the exons ATGGCGCATTACAGA GTGTCCGAGTCGAAGCGAGAGCAGTTTAGGAGATATCTGGAGAAGGCCGGAGTTCTGGAAAGCCTCACTAACG TCCTGGTGGCTCTGTACGAGGAGACCGAGAAACCCAACAATGCCTTGGA CTTCATCAAGCATCAGCTGGGCGTTGGACCCGAGGCAGAAGATGCTGAGAGTCTGCGGCTGGAGCTGAACACTTTACAGCAGAAATATGATCAGCTGATGGAGGAGAACAAAGAGCTGAGGAGCAGG CTGCTGCAGTACGAGCCGGCGCAGGGCGGGGGAACAGAATAA